The nucleotide window GACGGCGCGCGCTTCAAGCGTCCCGTGGAGCCCGGCGACCAGCTCATCCTGGACATCACCATCGACCGCGTGCGCGGCGGCATCTGGAAGTTCAACGGCGTGGGCCGCGTGGGCGACGAAGTCGCGTGCGAGGCACAACTGATGTGCACCATGCGCCAAGTGGGCTGACACGGGCCAGAGTGCCGTCACGCGCCGTGAGCAACATCCACCAGACCGCCATTGTCGATGCCGGGGCCGAGATCGACCCGGGCGTGACCATTGGCCCCTACGCCGTCATCGGCCCGCACGTGCGCATTGGCGCGGGCACCCGTGTGGGCGCGCATTGCGTGATCGAGGGGCGCACCACCATCGGCCGGGACAACCGCATCTTCCAGTTCGCCTCGCTCGGCGCGGTGCCGCAGGACAAGAAGTACGCGGGTGAGGACACGCGGCTCGTCATCGGCGACCGCAACACCATCCGCGAGTTCTGCACCGTCAACACCGGCACGGCCCAGGACAAGGGCGTGACCACCATCGGCGACGACAACTGGATCATGGCCTACGTGCACATCGCGCACGACTGCGTGGTGGGGCACCAGACCACCATGGCCAACAACACCACGCTGGCCGGCCACGTGGAGGTGGGCGACTGGGCCACCGTGGGCGGGCTCACGGGCGTGCTGCAGCGCATGCGCATCGGCGCGCACGCCATGGTGGGCTTCGCCAGCCACATCGGCAAGGACGTTCCCCCGTTCATGGTGGTGGACGGCAACCCGCTGGCCGTGCGCGGCGTGAACCTCGTGGGGCTGCGCCGCCGCGATTTCTCCGCCGAACGCATCGCGTCTATCCGCGAGATGCACAAGCTGCTGTACCGCCAGGGGCTGACGCTGGAGCAGGCCCGCCAGGCCATCCAGGCGCTGGCCGCGCAGGCGCCCGAGGCGGCGCAGGACGTGGCGGTGATGGACACCTTCCTGGCCGCATCCGCCCAGGGCATCGCCCGTTAGAGCCCATGAGCGAACGGCATGCGCCCCGCATCGCGATGGTGGCGGGCGAAACTTCGGGCGATCTGCTGGCGGGCCTGTTGCTCGACGGCATGCAGGCCCACTGGCCCGCGTTGACGGCCCATGGCATCGGCGGGCCGCAGATGGCGCGCCGGGGCTTCGATGCGCGCTGGCCCAGCGACCGGCTGGCCGTGCATGGCTACAGCCTGGAGGTGCTGCGCCGCTTGCGCGAGCTGCTGCG belongs to Acidovorax sp. YS12 and includes:
- the lpxA gene encoding acyl-ACP--UDP-N-acetylglucosamine O-acyltransferase; the encoded protein is MSNIHQTAIVDAGAEIDPGVTIGPYAVIGPHVRIGAGTRVGAHCVIEGRTTIGRDNRIFQFASLGAVPQDKKYAGEDTRLVIGDRNTIREFCTVNTGTAQDKGVTTIGDDNWIMAYVHIAHDCVVGHQTTMANNTTLAGHVEVGDWATVGGLTGVLQRMRIGAHAMVGFASHIGKDVPPFMVVDGNPLAVRGVNLVGLRRRDFSAERIASIREMHKLLYRQGLTLEQARQAIQALAAQAPEAAQDVAVMDTFLAASAQGIAR